TCATGCCAGGATTATTTACCTTAAACAAACTCTAAAGAAGCCCTTAACAAGTATTGTAATATTACTACCAGAACAggctttttatgtcttttttttgttttttgttttgtagaaTTAGTATTAATCAAGGAGGCTGAAAAGTTGTGTGTGATCTTGAGTTCATGAATAATTAGAACAATAGATGTTGTCTTCTCTCTGTATACTGCTCTTTTAAGggtcttttaaaaacaacagatacaCGTTGATACTTTAGCTGCTCAGGCCTACCTGTGAATGTAAATTAGCTGTTTGTCTTtgagataaaacacaaacatggttACAAGTTTAACGCAATGGTTAGGTAATTTGGATTttgacctttaaaaaaaaaagaaaaggaaaaaagaataatatCTCAGGTGAACAGAGTGAAGCCTTTTGAGGTGTCGTTCTCGCAGTTCTTGCATCGGCCTCTTGGAGGAGCTCCTTTATTCCTGCATGGATGGGATATAAGCAGCCTGGCGTAAACAGGAAGATCTGAACATCAGTGGGAAGGACAAGAAAAGGACATGGATGTAGTGCATGTGTGATATGAGTTAGAGACATGAGAATAAGCACAGAGGGGTgctgtatttaagtgtgtgtgcgaTCTGTGGctgatacatacagtacactgcagATAAGGCTGCTCTCAAATGTGCGCTCAGCATCTGCAGCATTTTTCTGTGGGGATGGGCTTACGTCACGAGTGATGACAGCTTGTGTTTGTGATGCTCCTGCGTCTAGCTGTGTGTTTAGCAgatatgtgaaaatatgaataataagaattcagggtgaagaaatgtgaaaaaattaaaagattgGATCAGAATATATAACCATCAGAGACAGGTGTGACTCTTATACCGTGTTTACATGCATGTATACGTGTGAAGGGGAAAACGGAGGAGCATGCTGCTGTGTGGGATTCCCCCCCTCTAATGTTAGCCTGATGCGTCATACTAACTGCACAGTGCTGCTGGACCTGAAGTGAGTGCAGctgagggggggtgggggtctTGTTCAGGCTCTGTCGTGAGTCGTAAGCTGTGATGGTGCTGTATCTTCCTGGAGGTTTCCATGGTTACAACATGATGTGCCACGTCTAAGGTACAAGCACAATGACGGGCAAATATTTGGACCAGTGCTTCTTACAATAACGTCTGTCACTGAGGAAATTAATCAGAAAGTGGTCTGATACTGTGCCAAAGATTAAAGGACTGATGCAGGTGGGGAAAGCTGAAAGAAGTGATGCATTGTGCATCTCCATTTTCCCACTGATTATCCTGCATGAATATGTGTTTGAAACTAGGACGCAGGCTTAGTTTCATGTAGTGCTGATTAGTcagtgacagaaaattaatcattGAAGTCATTTTATCAAATGAAACCatcaaacattttcttattcCTATTTAACgtgttatgattttttttttaaattcacatcaTTGTAAATTAGTGTATTTGGGTTTTTGAAGACCTCAACTTGACTTCTGGGAAAAATGTTCACCATTTTTCGACAATTTATAGTAACTACACTTacttgaaaataaaactgacagaTTATTTGTTAGTTGCAGTTATAATCATTTGTTATCTCTCCCCTCATGATCCTAATCTTTTATATctgcatataaaaacaaaccttaCTTATTTCCACATCAGCTCTCTGTGGTCTGGGATGAAATCCACTGtaacagcagtatttaaagcACTCTTATCTGCAGCTGCTAACAAAATctacaataattaaaatgtagacACTGAGGTTATTTTGTTAATAGGGAGCACTGCAAGGGGAGATGGAGGTCTCTTCTGTACTCCTCTGGTTAACTTTCCTTGAGTTTTCTGTTGATAAATGTTTCCTTCACTttgtccctctcctcttcttccagtCAGACGAAGAAATCCTGTGAAGATGGACAAGCTGCCCAAGATCAGGGATcaggagaaagagagcgagTTTGGATACGTTCATGGAGTCTCCGGACCAGGTTGCcaccacacactcacataaaGTCTTTTTACACTCTTCAGGCACTTTGCATTCGTAAGAAGAGAAAGTTTGtgagaaatgaaaacaagccAATCAGTGAGGAAGATAAGCTCATGTAGTTGCACGTTATTTCTTGAAGATTTTATAGcagtcaaaacaaaagcagGTTTTCTGCTACACTGCCTGTTCATGCATGTCTGATTCTCTGTTGACTCCTATATTTGTGGCAATGGACTTGTAGGTTTTAGGGAAGAAACGCATACATCTGTACTAACAGGCTTGTTCACCCGCTGCTCCTCTGACTGATTGTTTACCTGAATTGTTTTCTAGTCGTGACGGCCACGGCCATGGCGGGAGCAGCCATGTATGAACTGGTTCGTGTCGGCCACAGTGAGCTGGTGGGAGAAATTATCAGGTTGGAGGGAGACATGGCCACCATCCAGGTCTACGAGGAGACATGTATCCTTATTGTTCAGCTGTGTCTGTACTTTTTATGGCTGCTATCAggtgttcttttctttgaagcAGTAATAAAACAGTTCTCTGTATTCTATAAATAATACTTGCACTAATCTCATTTTagtgcattacattacaatagtGGAAGTTTACCTGCATCTACTGTACATCATTCATTACATGCAGTGCAGtatgtgttcatttttgttgGATTTTCCTGAGCTCGAACACAGCCGGTGTGTCTGTCGGCGATCCCGTGCTGCGAACGGGGAAACCTCTCTCTGTGGAGTTGGGCCCAGGAATCATGGGGTCCATTTTTGACGGTATCCAGCGACCCCTGAAGGACATCAACGACATCACACAAAGTATCTACATCCCAAGAGGTGTAAACATCGGCGCCCTTAACCGAGACCTCACATGGGAATTTACTCCCAGCAAGAGCCTGCGGGTATGTGTACATTCTGCATTCGGACTTCCAAGTCCACCGTTAGCATGATTGATGAATTATATGTaagcctcttctttttttcccgcTGCTGTTAGGTCGGCAGCCACATCACAGGAGGAGACATCTACGGCATGGTGCTCGAGAACTCTCTTATCAAACACAAGATCATGCTGCCTCCTAAAAATAGAGGCACCGTCACCTATGTGGCTCCCCCCGGAAACTACAACATCGACGTGAGTTTGAAGCACCTCCAGCTGTGACTGTTATATGTTGCTTTGTGTTGatggtttgtgtgtctgtatcagGATGTAGTGATGGAGCTGGAGTTTGAGGGCGTGAAGGAGAAGTTCACCATGGTTCAAGTGTGGCCTGTCAGACAAGTGCGGCCCGTCACAGAGAAGCTGCCCGCCAATCACCCATTGCTGACCGGACAGAGAGTGCTGGACGCCCTTTTCCCGTTAGTCTCTAATCTTCCTTTTTACCTTTTCCttcaacatatttaaaatattctccCCCCATTAGCTCTTATTGATCTTCCTCCTAAATCTTTGTTTATTTCCCTGTAGGTGTGTGCAGGGAGGAACCACAGCCATCCCAGGAGCTTTTGGCTGTGGTAAGACTGTCATCTCCCAGTCCCTGTCTAAGTACTCCAATAGTGACGTCATCATCTACGTAGGCTGTGGAGAGCGTGGTAATGAGATGTCAGAAGTACTGCGAGACTTCCCTGAGGTGGGTAGTAATAGTGGTGGCATTAGTCTCATTTGAgatgaaatgttattattgGTTTTATCTGTTGAACTAATCTGTCACCAATATTAGTGTTAAGCTGTTGTTCTTTGATTTCAAATGGTGTACGTACAGTACTTGTGATAAGCATGACAGCGTTTATTCCCTCATATTTCTAAGATTATTTAGTATAAAAATCTTACGTATTTAAAACATCAGTTGGTAGTCAGAATATCCTCTTCTATGAGCGGACATTGATCTCATGACACCACAGTCAGGATCAAGTCGCACAGAAATCTTACCGGCCCTGAAATAAGCAGGCTGTCCAAACTAGAGTGAATTTGATTGGTGTTCAGGGTGACTGACTGTGTTGTCTGGCCAACAGCTGACCATGGAGGTGGATGGAAAGACGGAGAGCATCATGAAGAGAACAGCACTGGTGGCCAACACCTCTAACATGCCTGTAGCTGCCAGAGAAGCCTCCATCTACACAGGTATCGGAAATACTCTTTgatcacatacaaacacacacacacacacacacacacacacacacacacacacacacacacacacacacacacacacacacacacacacacacacacacacaaacacacacaaacacacacatgttaaaACAAACTGTGTAATCACATCATGTATTCAATCACAGAACAGTGTAGTTTATATTATGTTAAAACCAATCACCAGCTTTACTTAATAGATTACTTGTTCACTCTCTTTTTGTGATTGTTTGCAGATTAACTCCACATGAGTAGTGCATACTAACTAAGTTTGCTTTGGCAGGAATCACGCTGTCTGAGTACTTCAGAGACATGGGATACCATGTGAGCATGATGGCCGACTCCACCTCCCGTTGGGCTGAGGCTCTCAGGGAGATTTCTGGCCGTCTGGCTGAGATGCCTGCTGGTAAGTTTGGAGTCTCCTGGAGATTATAAGAAGAGCTAAATAAAGATTCAAGCTTCAGTAATTCTGTATTTCTAGCATTTGGGTAATGAAGCACAAACTGTTTCCTCCCATGAGACTCTATCAAACTTCCAAACAACAAATGAGAATTTTCTATATAAAacagatctttttttattgatcagtATATCCACTTTAGGAAAGAAAGTAGGGGTGagtttaataaaacaaatatcaaatgaCAAACCtccatttttattaaattactgAACCAAAAAAGTGGTAATAATTTACTCTTATtctttgtgacattttgtaaGAGATCTTAATGATGTATGTATCCaaaatgaatatgcaaattGGAACAATATAtctgaaatgttgttttgatATGTAAGATATatcagaaatgtgaaaaaatacatttctgatacATATGATTAAATTGAAGATATCTGTACATTAGTTTCGACTGGTGTAAATGTAATTTCCTCTTgggaaaatatatttgtaaCATGTCAAAATTGTTTTAACCAgtcaaaatgacatttatacATGTCACTATTTCATATCTGCTAGTGAAAACTAAATTGCTACTAGTCAATTCTACTGATTAAATGCTAAAAGGGCTTGCcatacacatttatacagtCAGCTCTACCAACCAGGATGAAGttacaatgaaataaacattatgTTAAAAGGATCTGAGGTTAATATGGCATCTTTATCAAATAGTTGGGTCCATTGatactgaaatgtgttttaaatgcttAAATTCCCCTCAAGCTGGAGCcagtttctttgttttgaaGTCAATATAATGGTGCAGTGTTCAATCATTGAACACTTCACCAAGTCAACCACATATAGAAAAATGGATTTCCTGTGGGTGTTTACAGACAGCGGTTATCCCGCCTACCTGGGCGCCCGTCTCGCCTCCTTCTATGAGCGAGCTGGAAGGGTGAAGTGTCTGGGTAACCCTGAGAGAGAGGGCAGCGTCAGCATTGTAGGAGCGTGAGTACAGCTTTTTATCACTAGAGGGAGACCTTGCACTGTTCATCTTTTAATGACTGTAACTGAAAATTCTTCAGGtttaagtaaaatgtaaaaatatgttttgtttcttcagCGTATCACCTCCTGGTGGTGACTTCTCTGACCCTGTTACTTCAGCCACACTTGGTATTGTTCAGGTAAGTCATATCCAATCATCAGTGTTTGATCAAGGCTGCTCagttcttcattttttttcaagtctgttaCATCTTCTCATAGGTGTTCTGGGGTCTGGATAAGAAACTGGCTCAGAGGAAACACTTCCCCTCAGTGAACTGGCTCATCAGCTACAGCAAGTACACTCGTGCGCTTGATGAATATTATGACAAGCACTTCCCTGAGTTTGTGCCACTGCGCACCAAAGCCAAGGAGatcctgcaggaggaggaagatctGGCTGAGATTGTGCAGCTCGTCGGAAAGGTAACTTCGTATAAAGATGGCAGCATCCGTTTGATCTTTAGATAAAGTCTAATCtgatttttccactttttttcctttttaagtgGTTTCAAAGTTAGAAACACATTGAATAAGAAATGTCGCATGTTCTTTATCAGTTTGTTCAAACACTTGTTTGATGTTCTGTCACTTCTTCTTTtgcattaataattaaataatattctCACACAGCTTCTGACCCGATTATCACTTTTAACAGGCATCACTGGCAGAAACAGATAAAATCACTCTGGAAGTGGCCAAACTGATCAAAGACGACTTCCTGCAGCAGAATGGCTACACTCCTTA
Above is a window of Scomber scombrus chromosome 20, fScoSco1.1, whole genome shotgun sequence DNA encoding:
- the atp6v1ab gene encoding V-type proton ATPase catalytic subunit A; protein product: MDKLPKIRDQEKESEFGYVHGVSGPVVTATAMAGAAMYELVRVGHSELVGEIIRLEGDMATIQVYEETSGVSVGDPVLRTGKPLSVELGPGIMGSIFDGIQRPLKDINDITQSIYIPRGVNIGALNRDLTWEFTPSKSLRVGSHITGGDIYGMVLENSLIKHKIMLPPKNRGTVTYVAPPGNYNIDDVVMELEFEGVKEKFTMVQVWPVRQVRPVTEKLPANHPLLTGQRVLDALFPCVQGGTTAIPGAFGCGKTVISQSLSKYSNSDVIIYVGCGERGNEMSEVLRDFPELTMEVDGKTESIMKRTALVANTSNMPVAAREASIYTGITLSEYFRDMGYHVSMMADSTSRWAEALREISGRLAEMPADSGYPAYLGARLASFYERAGRVKCLGNPEREGSVSIVGAVSPPGGDFSDPVTSATLGIVQVFWGLDKKLAQRKHFPSVNWLISYSKYTRALDEYYDKHFPEFVPLRTKAKEILQEEEDLAEIVQLVGKASLAETDKITLEVAKLIKDDFLQQNGYTPYDRFCPFYKTVGILSNTIAFYDMARHAVETTAQSDNKITWAMIKEHMGDILYRLSSMKFKDPVKDGEAKIKGEYAQLVEDMQNAFRTLEE